The DNA region GCCATTACGACGCCGCCAGCAATGTTGCCGATGAGCAATCCGAGAATTGCCCAGAGGGCGTCTGCACCAAAGACTACCGCGAGCGCGCCGTCGACGACTGCGGTGATCTGCATATTCGCGCCAAACCAGAGCGTGAATTGATTGAGCGGGTGACCATGCCGTTCAGACTCGGGCGCTACATCGATACTGTGCTTTTCCAACACACCTTTGCCACTCGCCGTGCCAGCCATGCCGCCGCCTCTCTCGCAAAACGCGTTGAGGGGTCGCATTCTGCCGCTTTGAATGCATCATAACGGCAGAATGCGACCCCTCAACGGAGACTTTCAGGAATTTTCAGTTAGCCTCGACGAGCGTTCGACGCCGGAGCGCCAGCGCGGCGCGGACCCGACGGGCGGCTGCGGCGTTGCGCGGGCGCGTGCTCGCTAGCGCCACCTTGGCTCGGTTTGCCGTGGCCAGAAGCGCTCCGGCCCGCACTGCCCCGCTGGGAACCATTGCTGGTTCCGGCTGCACGGGGCGAACTGGTGCGGGCCGAATCGGTCCGGCCATTGGAACGGGCGCCTGCACTCCCCGAGCGGGAGGCGTCCGATCCGAATCTAGGTGCCTGCGGTTGATCCCGACGGCGATCTTCGCGGTTCCCAGCAGCGGCAGGCCGTTGGCCACCACCCTGTGGGCCACCGCCACGTTGTTCTCCAGAACGCCTGCCTTGCGAACGTCCGCCGCGCTGAGGCCCGTCGGAGGAAGCACGCTGCGCACGTTCGCGCTCGGCGTTGGCGCCGGTTGAGCGTCCGCCACCTTGCTGAGGCACTTTGGCTGCGAGCAACGCGGCCCGAGTACGAGGATCAATCTTGTCCGCAACATCGCCAACCAGCTTTGCGACCAACGGAGAGTTGGCCGTTACTTTCTCGAAAGCGACGTCTACGCCGGCAGCGCGCATCAATTTCTTGACGTCTGATTGCTGCTCGGGCAATGAAATCGTGACTACGGTGCCATCAGAGCCTGCGCGGGCGGTACGGCCCGAACGGTGCAAATAAGCCTTGTGCGCTGTTGGCGGATCTACGTGGATGACCAGCTCGACGTCGTCAACGTGCACACCGCGGGCAGCAACGTCAGTCGCCACTAGCACTCGGACATCGCCGGAGGAGAACTCGGCAAGGTTCCGATCGCGCGCATTCTGGGAAAGGTTTCCGTGCAAATCGACAGCCGGGATACCCGCATCGGTCAGGGTCTTAGCCAGTTTGCGAGCGTGGTGCTTGGTGCGCATGAAGAGCACCCGACGACCAGTCCCAGCAGCCAACTCAACGATCAGCTGCTTTTTGACGTTCTGATCAGCAACTGCCAAAACGTGGTGTTCCATGGTGGAAACCGCTGCTTTGGGCTCGTCGACCGAGTGCGTGACCGGCTGGCTCAAGTAACGCTGCACAATCTTGTCCACTCCGTTGTCCAGCGTTGCGGAGAACAGCAACCGCTGGCCTTGAGTGGGCGTGGTGTCCAGCAATCGCTTCACAACCGGTAGGAAGCCAAGGTCTGCCATGTGGTCAGCTTCGTCCAAAACGGTGATCTCCACCGATTCGAGCGAAACGAGCTTCTGCCGCATGAGGTCTTCAAGGCGACCAGGGCAAGCAATCACGATGTCGACACCGGCCTTGAGCGCGCGCTCTTGGCGCTGCTGGGAGACGCCGCCATATATAACGGTGGTGTTCAGACCCATGGCCTTGGCAAGCGGCTCGATCGTTGCATTGATCTGAGTGGCAAGTTCACGGGTTGGCGCTAGTACCAGGCCCAGTGGGCGATTGGGCTTGCGCATATAAGCGGCTTCGCGCTCTGCAAGCCGAGCCACCAACGGCAAGCCGAAAGCGAGCGTTTTACCGGATCCGGTGCGGCCACGACCCAATACGTCACGGCCACCGAGTGAGTCCGGCAAGGTCTTTGCCTGGATCGGGAAAGGTGCATCAATGCCTTGGGCATCAAGCACGGAAACAAGTGCCTTGGGCACACCCAAGGAGGAAAAAGTCTGCATTTTGAGAAAAATCTTTCGGGCTGAGTCTTCCCAAGGAGAGCGTTGATTACACGCTAAAGGAAAGGCGTCGTCCCCCGCGGCCGGTTGGCACAGGGGTTCGCCGAAGAAAAGCTTGAGAGACATTACAGTCAACCGCAATCCATCGAGGGATTTCACACAGCAGGACCGAACGATCGCGTTCATCGACGCAGGATGAGAGCGCAAGGCGCACATCAAGTACCTTCATCTTAGCATTGAAACCACCTTCCTACCGATCTGGTGTTCGAGGTCACACCTACGGCGGTTCGCTGGCTTCAAGATAAACTAAGCGGCGATGGATGAAAACACGTACCGCAAACAACCCGTTTCCTTCGTTCGCCGAGGAAGCCGCCTTCAAGGACGCCGTCAGCAGGCTTTGGAAGAGCACAGCGAAAACTACCTCATCGAGGTGCCCCGGCTAGTCGCTGATACCTCAGTTGACCCCGAATATCGATTCGACGCTGCAGCGGTCTTCGGCCGCGAAGCTGAATTGGTAGTAGAAATTGGCGCCGGTCTGGGTGAAGCAATTGTGCATGCTGCCGCGGAGAATCCAGACCGAGACTTCCTCGCCGTAGAGGTTTATTTGCCGGGCCTAGCCCAAACCATTCAACGCGCCGCAGCCCGAGATTTGCGCAACGTCCGTGTGGTCCAAGCCAATGCACCAGAGGTGCTCTCCACGATGATCCCCTCGGGCACAGTTTCTGAGGTCTGGACGTTTTTCCCCGACCCCTGGCCCAAAGCCAAACACGAAAAAAGACGCTTAGTCACGCCAGACTTCGCAGAATTGGTCGCTGGCGCGCTCAAACCCCAGGGCATTTGGCGGCTAGCTACTGACTGGGAGCACTACGCAGAACAGATGTTAGAAATTGGCAATGCCTCATCTTTACGGAACCAAAATTCTGCTTGTGCCGAACGCTTCGAGGGCCGAACGCTCACCAGCTTTGAAAATAAAGCCCATCTGGCTGGCCGAGAAATCCATGACCTGACTTATCGCAAAGAGCTCTGAGATGCCCCAGGTGGTAGCCGAACGAATTATTGCGCTAGACCCGGAAACGGTCTTTGCTTTGTCGCAAACCACCGGAGAATTCAGATTGCGCTGGGACCCGTTCATCTACTCGCAACGCTTCGAAGCTGGTGCACGCACTGCGGCCAAAGGCGTGCGCACCCGAACGCGTTCCAGGCTCGGATTTCTGATGATCAGCGAATATGTTTCCTATTCACCACCAAAAAATGTTGGCATGACAATGGTCAAGGGCCCGTGGTTCTTCGAGAACTTCGGCGGCGGTTGGCGGTTTACCGAGCACGGTGACGCTGCCACAACGAAAGCAGTCTGGAAATATACCTTGATAGTTGCCGGCCAAGATTTTTACGGGCGATCGCAGAACCGATCGGACAATGGCTCCTAGGACGCGAAATCCAACGGCGCATTCAAGCATTTGCGCAAGCCTGCAAAAATCCCGAACTAGTGGCTAGTTATCGCCAGCTGCCGACGGAGACAACGTAATTCCGTCCACAATGCGTTTGACCAACGCCACATCAGGCTCCTGCGCCGGATCTGTCACTGGCCAAACTAGCGTCAGTCCAAAGAACGCGCCGGCGCTGAACCGAATCCCGACTAAAGCTGCGATTCGCAACACGCCAATTTCATCGCTGAATTTTACGGCCACGGCATAACTTTCTTTACCTTCGCCGTCGAGTCTGCCTTCGGTGCGAATCTCGCCGTTGAAATGGTCCGCGTAAAAACTGGCCAGTTTCTGCGTCCACTCAACGGTCTGCGCATAATCACGAACCGTGTCGTCATCGCGCACCATGGAAAATAAAATGTCCCCTGGCAGACTGATTTGTTCAGACCCAGTGCCCGCACTGGATTCGGGTACCACGAAGGAGCCTTCCGGCACGCTCGCGCTGAAACCCAGGAAAGAATCTATTTCTCTTGCCACGTTGCTACTACGTCCTCTCGAAGTTCAAGTCCATCTTCAGTCTGCGCTAGAGCGCAGCTGAATGCTACTGCGGAATGCCGGGTCAGGCGTTCGGGCGGACCAGCTGAATTTGAGTGTCATTTGCGGCTTTAAACCCGGTGGCGACGTTCGTGGTGTACTCCGAGGTGCCGCCAATCTTCAACGAGCCAATTCCTGCGTCTAGATCGACCAAATTGGATTCGCTCTTTGACACCGAATCAGCCTGCAAAGTCACCTTGCTTGCCACGTAGATTTTCTGCAGATCCGAAGCCATCCCAGAATTATCGCCAGTTGCCGCATGTGAAAGATAACTAGTGATGAGCGATTGATTTTCCGGAGTATTTCGAATGTCCATCTGCACGCTGCCCTGGCCGCCACCAGAGATCGTAGTACCGAAGTCCGCTTTCTGGCCCTCAGGCATGGGTCCGTGACTGCCTGTGACACCCATCGAGCCTTGGAAAGCTCCTTTGGCGTTAAGCGTCAACATTGTGATGTTGTGGTCTTTATCCATCGACACCTTCATGCCCAACTCGCCATTTTCGCTGAGCTTGAGCCCATCGCCGAGGTCAAGTTTCGCATCCGCTTTCAACGCCGCTGATGCGGTCGATTCGCCATTGCTCATGTTTTGCTCGTAAGCCATGTCGAGCTTGACCGAGGCTTTTACATCATCGTTGAGCTGGCCCGAAGCTCCGATCGAAACAGTACCTTTGAGCTTGTCGTCATGACCGGTGGTGTGATTGGCGTCCATCGCGCCGTTCATCTTGTCCAAGATGTAGTTACCGGGTTTGGTCAGTAAATCTTTAGCGTCACCAAATCCGTCCGGCGGCAGATCGTGCATCATTTGGTTCAAGCCCTTTTGCGCATCTTCTAGGCTATTGAACTTATAGGTCCGACTAGCCTACCCGGTCAGGCTCGCTTCGATTCCGGTCTTGCCAGAGCCACCTTTGGCACCTACGCCAATGTCGCCGGAAAGTTTAAGCGTCGCGCTGCCATCTGCGTTCTGCGTGATCTCCGAGGCTAGGTGTGCCCCACCGGTAACCCAGGCAACCTTGCCTTCAATACCGATGGATTCTTTGTCTTTATAGATCGGGATCGTTTTTTTGCCCTGTTCTAGCAGTTCATTTCGAATCCGAGCTAGATCGCCCTCTGGCAATTTATCGCGCAGCTTCATGAGCTGCTCAGCAAGCGGCATTGAATCGTCACCTTTGCCCTGCAACAGGTACTTTTTGTCTTCGTCGGAGAGGCTATTCCACCACTTCTCCACCTCTGCTTTGGAAGCATTCTGCATCGAATTCAGCTGCTTCTGCAGATCTGTCTGATGTTGTTTGATCTGTTCCGGAGTCAACGGGTGGGGGGATTACTCCGCCGCCCGGACCTCCATCGTTCGCCGATGAGGTTTTGTCCTGCTCATCAGCCTGTTTGATCAGATTTTTCGACGAATCGGATAAGAAGCTACCGGCGCCAGAAAGCTGCGGGCGCATTCTGCCGTTCCAGTCAGATCGGAACCGTGCAGCGTCACCACCGAACCATCGGCTGCCTTGCACGACAGGTTGAAGCTGGGTGACAGCGCGCTGAATTTGCTCCGAGGAATTGAGGAAAAGTTTGGCCAGCTCGCGCAATTGCGCGGTATTGGCGCCCAGCATCTGGTCGTTCATCGGTTTCCTCATGGTCGACGACGGCGGCCGACTCAAGATTGGCTGCTGATCGTAGTGTGCGAAATGGTCTCAGAACTACGCTACACAGCATCGACACAGCTTGCCATGGGGGGAACTCCCCGTCGGGAACAGTTAGTGATTCGCAGCGTCCCGCCAAACAATCCGACTGGATCGTTCAGCGGGACGCCAGAGCACTAGAACGAAGCGTTTTCAAGCTCCTCATCGTCAACGTCTTCGAACTCGACCGCAGCCAGGACCTTGCCTGTTTCGGGCTCCAGCATGAACGCTTCAGTCTCTTCTTCAACCATGACGAACGCACCGTGGTCCGTGCTGAAATGCCAGCCGAAAGTGGTGCCGCCGTCGTATTCGAAATCTGGCTGACCCATGGTGATGTCTTGCAGTTCATAACCAACGACGTCGCAAAGCTCCCTGATGATGAGTTCAAAATCAGGCATCTGAGCTTGTGCCTCAGCGGCAGCGGCAGCCTCGCGTTCGTCCCGATCCGGCAGCGCCGAACTGAGCTCGTCTACCCTGATCCCAATGCCGTCCGCGGGCAAAACCTCAACATCGAGCCCACGCAACCAGGTTCCGTTGAGTTCGGTCAGGTCTGCGTGCTCGTTCTGCGCCGCGATCTCTTCGTCAATATCGTCGAAGGGACCCTCTTCATCATCTTCGTCGTCATCATCTTCTTGGTCATCAACCGTGACGCCTTCCGGCTCAAGATCGTCGTCATAGTCGTCGTCTTCATCGTCGTCGTCGAAATCATCCAAGTCACCGTTGAGGTAGAACTGTTGCTCGTCTTCGCTCAATTCTGCGAAGACAGCCAGTGCCTTTTCCAACAGCGCTAGATGTTCGTTTGCCCCCATGGCATCAAGGCCTTCGCGGATGTATCCGAGCAAATCCTCGTCGAGATCCGAGGTAAAGATGAATTGCTCAAATCCTCCGTCGAATACCTGAGTTAGATAAAAGTCGACGTAGTAACTGCGCAACGCGTCCTTTGTGATTTCCGTATCGGTCAGATAACCGTCGAAGAGCGCGTTGACGGTAGAAACGTTAGAGTCGACGACGTCGTCGTTCTCTGCGGCAAGGCTCTCCTGGGACAAGATGGGCTTAATCTGGATGCTGGTCATGCTGAAACCTCACTCGGGTAGAAAATGCTGGCCTGGCTGACACTGTCGAAGCTACTCAGCGATCGGCTCTTCGGCCATGATTTGCGAGTGAGCGTTGGGCGAATCTCCGGAACACTTTCGGTGTTTTCCCGATATTTCATAAGATCCGACCTAGGTATGAGAGCGCCGCCAATTGGCGCTAAAACGGGTGTTAAAAGCGTGGTCGTGCGCACTGGTTACATTCTGTACAGTACCGGCACAGCTCACTCAGTCATCGTGAATTGATGGACACAGTAACCTTGCCCCGCCTCTACTTGGACGAGGACAACCACCCCCGGCCGAGCCAAACGTCGCAACGGCGGCGGTCGATTCGTCCAGTAAGCGCAGTACTCACGATCATTACTAGCTTGCCGCTGGCCGCATTCTTGTTTTGGCACCGGCAACTACCTGACGCGGGCGGCCTCACCATGGCGCTTGAAAGCTTCCTGCCTTGGCTTGGTCTGCTCAGCCTGCCGCTCCTGATTTCGGCGGTCCGATCACGCTCTGGCCTAGCCTGGCTGGCTTGGCTGACTCCAGTGGTCATTTGGTGTGTGCTGTTTATACCGGCTATGCTGCCCCGCACCCAAGCAGCACCCGCTACTGGGCAAAGCTTCACACTCTCCGTTGCCACCCAAAATGTGCAGGCGAGCACCGTCCCAATGGCATCTGGGAGTGCGTTGATGGCGCAAAGTGCCGACCTGGTTGCGCTCCAAGAGCTCTCCCCGGGCAAGATTCCTCAGAACGCTGAACAGATATACCCCTGCCAGGACGCCGGCGGAACAGTTGCGCTGCTGAGTAAATATCCGGTGCTCGAATCCAGCAGGTTAGAACTTGGTGGCGTGGCCTGGAGCCGGGCGTTGCACGCCACAGTGCAAACCCCCGGCGGCGAGCTGAGCATTTACGTTGTGCATGCCGCGTCAGTTCGACTCGGCGAACACGCTGACCGGGATGTAATGCTCAGCAATCTGGACCGAATCATTAGCCAAGACAAAAGCAGCAGAATCATGGTGCTCGGTGATTTCAATGCAGCTAGTACGGATCGTGCGTTGGCGGGATTCCAGGACAAATTCATTGAATCTTTGCCAGATAGCGGCGGGCTCGGTTTCACTTGGCCGTCAAGTTTCCCCGTCACCCGACCGGACCACATCTTCAGCAAGGGCCTAGAAACCAAAAGCTCAAAAGTCTTGGAACAGGCTGGTAGCGACCACCGGGGTTTGCAAAGCACTTTGACCTGGTGAGGCCCAATCGGCACGGTGCAAAACATATAGTTACCATTTTGTTCTTTACCGCGGGCGATCACTGAGTTGCCGGGGGGCAGAACGGGGTCGCTGATGCGTATTCTGGCAAATTGCGCCCAGATTTCGGCGCCTTGGCTGGCCGCGACGGCTTGCTTTAGCTAGGGTTGGCGGCAGACTACGAGCGAATATACGAGACCGAACTGCACCGACCGATACGTTGAGGAACTGAGAACCATGTGGGATTTCATTGCGAGCAGATTTCCCAAAATCGCCTTTTCCTCTTGGCAACATTTCAGTTTGGTCGTGCAGTCCGTGCTCATCGCAAGCATCATCGCTGTATTCCTGGCGGCCTTGGTTTACCAGAGCAAAATTTTCAGTTCGATGGCTAATTCGGCTTCCGCAATTGGCCTAACGATCCCCTCTTTTGCGCTCTTAGGCATCTTGATTGCACCGCTGGGCTTCGGCGTCCCACCTGCCGTAGCCGTGGTGATCTTTTTCGCGCTTCTGCCGGTGCTTCGCAACGCCGTAGTCGGCCTGAACTCGGTGGATCCCGCACTGGTCGAAGCGGCTCGAGGTATTGGCATGAGCCGAATCCGCACCCTATTGACCGTCGAGCTGCCTTTAGCCTGGCCGGTAATTCTGGCCGGGATCAGAGTATCCGCGCAGATGAGCATGGGCATCGCGGCAGTTTCTGCCTACGCCTTGGGCCCCGGCCTTGGCGGCTTTATTTTTTCTGGCCTCTCCCGGCTTGGTGGGGCAAACGCTTTAGAATCCGTCGTCGTTGGCGTGGTGGGTGTCATTATTTTGGCCCTCATTCTTGACCTGATCTTGGTAGGTCTTGGCCGACTCACAACCTCGCGAGGTATCCGTGTCTGAGAACTCATCCTCTTTGTCGACCGCCGATGAAAACCAGATCAGCGGCAAAAGCATTCTGATCGAGGCCGTCACTAAACGATTTCCCGGTCAAAAAGCGCCAGCAGTCGACGGCGTGACCTTGGAAATACCAGCAGGCAAAATCGTGATGTTGGTGGGGCCTTCAGGCTGCGGAAAAACCACCACGCTGAAGATGATCAACCGACTCATTGAGCCCTCCGAGGGACGAATCATGCTTGGCGACGAGGACGTCACCAAAATGGATGGCAATGAGCTTCGCCGTAGAATTGGTTACGTCATTCAAGCAGGTGGGCTATTCCCGCATATGACCGTAGCGCAAAACATCGCTCTGGTGCCAAAGATGCTTGGCTGGAAAAAGGATCGAATTCAGGCCAGAGTCCAAGAACTATTAGAACTGGTTTCTTTGGATCCCGAATTATACCTGAATCGGTATCCGCGTGAGCTTTCCGGCGGCCAACAACAACGCGTCGGGGTAGCTCGTGCACTTGCCGCAGACCCGCCAGTGCTGCTTATGGACGAGCCCTTCGGCGCCGTCGACCCAATCACTCGTCAACGGCTACAAGACGAACTACTGAAAATCCAAGACGAGCTACAAAAGACAATCATCTGCGTTACACACGATTTCGATGAAGCCGTAAAACTTGGCGATTGGATAGTGGTCTTTTCGGAAGGCGCACACATCGTCCAATACGACACTCCAGAGCGAATTCTGGCTGCGCCAGCTAATGAATTTGTTGAGGGTTTCATCGGCTCAGGTGCGGGTCTCAAACAGCTTTCGCTGGCGAAGGTAAATCAAGTCCAGCTAACCGAAGCAGCGACAGTAAGCATCGGTAGCGATGCAGCGGCTGCGCGGGCCGCACTGCGAAACGCCGGTCATGAGCACGCCGTGGTGCTAGATGATCGCAATCGTCCAGTGCAATGGCTTTCACTTAAACAGCTTGATCGGCTGAGCGTTATTGGCAAAAAGATCGACCCGCGGCTGCCCGTCGTCGGCAGCGGCGCCACGCTCAACGACGCGCTAGATACGATGCTCGTTTCCAGCGCGGGTGCCGCGATTGTCACCGGTCGACGCGGAGCGTTCTTGGGTGTGATCGACGTCGAAACGGTGATGGAAGCGATCGCCCAGGCCCGGGCGGATGCCACGAAAGAACACGATGACACTCCGGTCGGCACAAACACCGATTCGCTACCGCAGATCAGAACTGAGCACTCGTGAGTACCGCCGCTTCAGTCAACACCGATACCGCTGGTGGTGCCAGTACCTGGCGCGGCCTGCTAATCCAGCCAATCGCCATTGCTGTGGTGCTAATAGCCTTCATTATTTGGCTGACCACCGCCCAACTGAGCCCGGTCGAAGCAGCCACTCTGCCGCCGGGCCCGTTGTCTGTTTTGGTCATCGAGCACTTGAAACTGACTTTCGTCGCTGCCGCGATCGTCTTAGTTATTGCGATCCCGTTAGGGGTGCTGCTGACTCGCGGACCATTCCGAAGGTTTTCTGGCCCCGTAATCGCCGTGGCAAACATCGGCCAAGCGGCTCCGGCAATTGGTTTAGTAGTGCTGCTAGCTTTTTGGCTGGGGTTCGGCTTCTGGGCGGCGATTGTTGCACTTGTGCTTTATTCGGTGCTGCCGGTTTTGCGAAACACCATGATCGGCCTCGGCCAAGTCGACGGCCGACTGATTGAGGCTGCCCGCGGCATGGGGATGACGCCATTGTCGGTGCTATTGCGCATTGAACTACCGCTCGCTGTGCCGGTGATGTTGGCCGGTATCAGAACGGCTTTGGTGCTGCTTGTTGGCACGGCAACGCTTGCTGCTTTTGTCAACGGTGGCGGTCTAGGTTTGCTGATCACCACTGGCGTCAATTTGTACTTGCAGCGCGTGCTAATTTCTGGCGCATTGCTGGTCGCGTTATTGGCGTTAACTATCGACTGGCTTGCTCGCGTCGTCGAACAAGCAGTTACCCCGAAAGGACTTCGCTGATGTTCTCAGTTCAGGGGAAAAGGGTCTTTCGTTCGATTACCAGCGCCGCTTTGCTGCTCGGAGCATTCGCGCTCTCCGGCTGCGGCCTACAACCTGCGACCTCGTATGTACCCGAGGTGAAAGCAGGTTCAATCAAGAAATTAGATCTGCCTGCCGGGGCCGCTTTGACCGTCACCTCAAAAAATTTCACTGAGCAGATTGTGCTGGGCAAAATCGCGGTTTTGGCAACCAAGGCCGCCGGATTCGACGTTACTGATTTGACCAATGTTCCTGGCAGTGTGCCGTCCCGGCAGCTGATGCTCAATAAGGGCGCCGATATGGCGTGGGAATACACCGGCACCGCCTGGCTCACCTATCTTGGTAACACGAAGGGAATCCCGGACCAGCAACAACAATGGCAAGCAGTGCACGATGCGGACTTAGCCAATGGACTGACCTGGCTGGCCCCGGCGCCGCTAAATAACACCTACGCATTTGCCAAAGTTTCTGGAAACCCTCGGTTTTCCAACGTCACCAAGCTTTCTGATCTGGCCAATGTGCCGGTTGCGGATCGAACTTTCTGCGTAGAGTCGGAATTCAATTCCCGAGTTGACGGGTTCAATCCGATGTTGGCCCACTATGGGCTCAAGCGCGGTGCCGCTGATGGGGTTCCCGATAGCAATATTCGCATTTTGGATACCGGCGCGGTCTATACCGGCGTTGCCAACGGCAGCTGTAATTTTGGTGAGGTATTCACCACGGATGGCCGCATTCCGGCGCTAAATCTACAAGTTCTTGACGACGATAAAGGTTTCTTTCCGGGCTATAACGCCGCACCGGAATTCGCCACTAAGACATTAGAAAAATATCCGGAATTGAAAGAGCTCTTCAATTCAATCTCCGCAAAGCTAGATAATCCGACCATGCAAAGGCTCAATGCCGAGGTTGACGTAGCCGGAAAGGAACCAGTCGACGTCGCCTTTCAATGGTTGCTCGATCAAGGCTTCGTCAAGGCGTAACAACAGCCTTCATTCCACTCAACTGAAATCTAAATTTATTCCAAATTTCGGAGCTTTAACGGCGTTCTCCCAGGTTGCACTCAGCCCGCGCATAAAGGGTTATTGCAACCCTACACCGCATCGGAAAAAGTCGATCGAGGAGTAGGGCGACTAATCCCTATCGACACGAAGGAAGACAATGCGAAAGAGCGTCAAAGCAGCACTCTTTCGAATGGTTGCATTTGGACTGGTATTCACCGGTACCAGCGCAGCAACCGCCTCCGTAAGCACCCCTCCGAGCCCGCGGATTGTTGGCGGAACCACCGCCAGCATCAATGATTTCCCGTCCATCGTCGCCGTCAACCAGTCCAATGGATCGAACTGGTGCGGCGGCACTCTTATTGCCATCAACGCAGTGCTAACCGCCGCGCACTGCGTTGATGGCAAGTCAGCTAGTTTCTTCAAGGTCAACGGTGGCAGCGCAAATCGCACCGGTGGCCCGAACTCTTCAACGGTCAAAAGCGTTTGGATGAACCCGAGCTATGACGGTTCCACCTATGAGAACGACTTCGCGGTCCCGACGCTCAACACGAGCTTCTCCGGCCCAGTCGCCACCTTGGAAACGGACCCGTCCGTTTACGCCGCCGGCACCAACGCAACCGTTCTTGGTTGGGGAGATACCAGCAGCGGCGCGGGTAACTACCAGAGCAAACTGCGTAAGGTCACGGTGCCGATCGTCAGCGATTCTGCTTGCGCATCGTCCTACCCTCAGGGCAGCTCCAAAGGAACCTACTTCGAAGATTCCATGGTCTGCGCTGGACTGCCGCAAGGTGGCAAAGATTCCTGTCAGGCTGACTCCGGCGGCCCCTTGGTCATCGGCGGCAAGCTCGTCGACGCAATCAAGGGTCAGATCGCCAAGTAGTCGTTTCTCTAAACCACTGGAGGCTCCGTCGATTCATTCGACGGGGCCTCCAGCTTTATTCGGAAGAATGATGCCTACTTCAGGGCGTTTGGCGGATATTTTCAGACACAGCCCAGTCTTCCAGTGGAAGTTTGGAGCCTCCGCGTGATTAGCGCAGAGCTCTGGTCTTTGCCAAAAGACCCCAAACCTCAACATGAAGGATGACAATGCAAAAGAGCGTCAAAGCCGCCCTCTTGGGTATGGTCGAACTCGGTCTAGTATTCGCCGGCACCAGCACCGCGACCGCCTCAGCAAGCGCACCGCCAAGCCCTAGAATCGTCGGCGGAACTAGTGCAAGCATCAATGACTTCCTGTCCATCGTTGCCGTCAATAAGGCAAACAACGGCGGCCACTGCGGTGGCACCCTGATTGCGCCCAACAAAGTGCTCACCGCCGCGCACTGCGTTACTGCTGACGATGGATCACTGAATTCCACGAGCTTTTTCTCCATCAGTGGCGGCAGCGCCAACCGGACTACATCAGCGTGGAGAACGGTAACGACATTGCCATCTTGACCCTGGACACCAATTTTTCCGGCCCAGTAGCCACGCTAGAAACTGATCCATCTGCCTACGTAACTGGCGCCGACGTCACCACGTTGGGCTGGGCTAACACCCAAGTCGGCCCCAACCCGG from Renibacterium salmoninarum ATCC 33209 includes:
- a CDS encoding DEAD/DEAH box helicase — protein: MQTFSSLGVPKALVSVLDAQGIDAPFPIQAKTLPDSLGGRDVLGRGRTGSGKTLAFGLPLVARLAEREAAYMRKPNRPLGLVLAPTRELATQINATIEPLAKAMGLNTTVIYGGVSQQRQERALKAGVDIVIACPGRLEDLMRQKLVSLESVEITVLDEADHMADLGFLPVVKRLLDTTPTQGQRLLFSATLDNGVDKIVQRYLSQPVTHSVDEPKAAVSTMEHHVLAVADQNVKKQLIVELAAGTGRRVLFMRTKHHARKLAKTLTDAGIPAVDLHGNLSQNARDRNLAEFSSGDVRVLVATDVAARGVHVDDVELVIHVDPPTAHKAYLHRSGRTARAGSDGTVVTISLPEQQSDVKKLMRAAGVDVAFEKVTANSPLVAKLVGDVADKIDPRTRAALLAAKVPQQGGGRSTGANAERERAQRASSDGPQRGGRSQGRRSGEQRGGGPQGGGQRPAAAGNREDRRRDQPQAPRFGSDASRSGSAGARSNGRTDSARTSSPRAAGTSNGSQRGSAGRSASGHGKPSQGGASEHAPAQRRSRPSGPRRAGAPASNARRG
- the trmB gene encoding tRNA (guanosine(46)-N7)-methyltransferase TrmB, yielding MDENTYRKQPVSFVRRGSRLQGRRQQALEEHSENYLIEVPRLVADTSVDPEYRFDAAAVFGREAELVVEIGAGLGEAIVHAAAENPDRDFLAVEVYLPGLAQTIQRAAARDLRNVRVVQANAPEVLSTMIPSGTVSEVWTFFPDPWPKAKHEKRRLVTPDFAELVAGALKPQGIWRLATDWEHYAEQMLEIGNASSLRNQNSACAERFEGRTLTSFENKAHLAGREIHDLTYRKEL
- a CDS encoding DMP19 family protein; the protein is MTSIQIKPILSQESLAAENDDVVDSNVSTVNALFDGYLTDTEITKDALRSYYVDFYLTQVFDGGFEQFIFTSDLDEDLLGYIREGLDAMGANEHLALLEKALAVFAELSEDEQQFYLNGDLDDFDDDDEDDDYDDDLEPEGVTVDDQEDDDDEDDEEGPFDDIDEEIAAQNEHADLTELNGTWLRGLDVEVLPADGIGIRVDELSSALPDRDEREAAAAAEAQAQMPDFELIIRELCDVVGYELQDITMGQPDFEYDGGTTFGWHFSTDHGAFVMVEEETEAFMLEPETGKVLAAVEFEDVDDEELENASF
- a CDS encoding endonuclease/exonuclease/phosphatase family protein; its protein translation is MDTVTLPRLYLDEDNHPRPSQTSQRRRSIRPVSAVLTIITSLPLAAFLFWHRQLPDAGGLTMALESFLPWLGLLSLPLLISAVRSRSGLAWLAWLTPVVIWCVLFIPAMLPRTQAAPATGQSFTLSVATQNVQASTVPMASGSALMAQSADLVALQELSPGKIPQNAEQIYPCQDAGGTVALLSKYPVLESSRLELGGVAWSRALHATVQTPGGELSIYVVHAASVRLGEHADRDVMLSNLDRIISQDKSSRIMVLGDFNAASTDRALAGFQDKFIESLPDSGGLGFTWPSSFPVTRPDHIFSKGLETKSSKVLEQAGSDHRGLQSTLTW
- a CDS encoding ABC transporter permease — its product is MWDFIASRFPKIAFSSWQHFSLVVQSVLIASIIAVFLAALVYQSKIFSSMANSASAIGLTIPSFALLGILIAPLGFGVPPAVAVVIFFALLPVLRNAVVGLNSVDPALVEAARGIGMSRIRTLLTVELPLAWPVILAGIRVSAQMSMGIAAVSAYALGPGLGGFIFSGLSRLGGANALESVVVGVVGVIILALILDLILVGLGRLTTSRGIRV